A stretch of the bacterium genome encodes the following:
- a CDS encoding DUF47 family protein yields MPILFHQTRELTTKIDAFLDTISEGALVFKQGIDDYLAGNGERFTERCASIKALENKADDLRRTIENQLYRHSLIPESRGDVLGLLEHMDDVINTAKHTINLIMVEQPEMLPEHKTDWIELAETAALTAETVVQAARAFFRDPQCVNESLHKVYFHEKEGDRRAMNLKRKIFATDLDLAHKMHLRYFAQHIDEVSDMAENVADRLSIYAIKRTV; encoded by the coding sequence ATGCCGATCCTGTTCCACCAGACGCGGGAACTCACGACCAAGATCGATGCGTTCCTCGACACGATCAGCGAGGGCGCTCTCGTCTTCAAGCAGGGGATCGACGATTACCTCGCCGGCAATGGAGAACGTTTCACGGAGCGCTGCGCTTCCATCAAGGCGCTCGAGAACAAGGCGGACGACCTGCGCCGCACCATCGAGAACCAGCTCTATCGCCATTCGCTCATCCCGGAATCGCGCGGCGATGTCCTGGGCCTGCTCGAGCATATGGACGACGTGATCAACACGGCCAAGCACACCATCAACCTGATCATGGTGGAGCAGCCGGAGATGCTTCCCGAGCACAAGACCGACTGGATCGAGCTGGCCGAGACCGCTGCGCTCACGGCTGAGACGGTGGTGCAGGCCGCCCGCGCCTTCTTCCGCGATCCCCAGTGCGTCAACGAGAGCCTGCACAAGGTCTACTTCCACGAGAAGGAAGGCGACCGGCGCGCCATGAACCTCAAGCGCAAGATCTTCGCCACCGATCTCGACCTGGCCCACAAGATGCACCTGCGCTACTTCGCGCAGCACATCGACGAGGTTTCCGATATGGCGGAGAACGTGGCCGACCGCCTGTCGATCTACGCCATCAAGAGGACCGTGTGA